The following are encoded in a window of Maylandia zebra isolate NMK-2024a linkage group LG5, Mzebra_GT3a, whole genome shotgun sequence genomic DNA:
- the sdc4 gene encoding syndecan-4 isoform X1 — MLTLCLVLMLSTASVFSESQVRETETWMPMKSSQTAGVSTRGGDLEASGDAPIGSDFGFTDDDADNYTYDDEDYNDFSGSGDADTPMSPDETTTVKLDIIDNKIPEPERPVRPTVNERDIVEKNEIPVLGNDDRREDNLSNVLMSHTGNESITSKTEFLAALTATLAVSLVLAVLLILFLIYRMKKKDEGSYDLSKKPIYKKAPTTEIYA, encoded by the exons CAGGTGAGGGAGACGGAGACATGGATGCCCATGAAGAGCTCGCAGACGGCCGGCGTGTCGACACGTGGCGGCGATCTGGAGGCGTCTGGAGACGCCCCGATTGGCTCAGACTTCGGCTTCACAGACGACGACGCTGACAATTACACGTACGACGATGAAGACTACAACGACTTCTCTGGATCTGGTGACGCAG ACACGCCCATGTCACCTGACGAGACGACAACAGTGAAG CTCGACATTATTGACAATAAGATCCCCGAGCCAGAGCGCCCGGTGCGACCAACCGTCAACGAGAGAGATATCGTTGAGAAGAACGagatccctgtgctgggcaacgACGATCGCAGAGAAGACAACCTGTCCAATGTCCTCATGTCCCACACCGGCAACGAGAGCATCACGAGCAAGACGGAGTTCCTTGCAG CTCTGACCGCGACCCTCGCCGTCAGCCTGGTGCTCGCCgtcctcctcatcctcttcctcatctATCGCATGAAGAAAAAGGACGAGGGCAGCTACGATCTGTCGAAGAAGCCCATCTACAAGAAGGCCCCCACCACAGAGATCTACGCATAG
- the sdc4 gene encoding syndecan-4 isoform X2, whose translation MLTLCLVLMLSTASVFSESVRETETWMPMKSSQTAGVSTRGGDLEASGDAPIGSDFGFTDDDADNYTYDDEDYNDFSGSGDADTPMSPDETTTVKLDIIDNKIPEPERPVRPTVNERDIVEKNEIPVLGNDDRREDNLSNVLMSHTGNESITSKTEFLAALTATLAVSLVLAVLLILFLIYRMKKKDEGSYDLSKKPIYKKAPTTEIYA comes from the exons GTGAGGGAGACGGAGACATGGATGCCCATGAAGAGCTCGCAGACGGCCGGCGTGTCGACACGTGGCGGCGATCTGGAGGCGTCTGGAGACGCCCCGATTGGCTCAGACTTCGGCTTCACAGACGACGACGCTGACAATTACACGTACGACGATGAAGACTACAACGACTTCTCTGGATCTGGTGACGCAG ACACGCCCATGTCACCTGACGAGACGACAACAGTGAAG CTCGACATTATTGACAATAAGATCCCCGAGCCAGAGCGCCCGGTGCGACCAACCGTCAACGAGAGAGATATCGTTGAGAAGAACGagatccctgtgctgggcaacgACGATCGCAGAGAAGACAACCTGTCCAATGTCCTCATGTCCCACACCGGCAACGAGAGCATCACGAGCAAGACGGAGTTCCTTGCAG CTCTGACCGCGACCCTCGCCGTCAGCCTGGTGCTCGCCgtcctcctcatcctcttcctcatctATCGCATGAAGAAAAAGGACGAGGGCAGCTACGATCTGTCGAAGAAGCCCATCTACAAGAAGGCCCCCACCACAGAGATCTACGCATAG